A region from the Arachis ipaensis cultivar K30076 chromosome B01, Araip1.1, whole genome shotgun sequence genome encodes:
- the LOC107632809 gene encoding transcription factor MYB1R1-like has translation MCSTFAAAADSSISGDGDSPAAGEIMLFGVRVVVDSMRKSVSMNNLSQYVHPQDESNNNKDAAFSATGYASADDAAPHNSGKNRERERKRGVPWTEEEHKLFLVGLTRQVRKLRFRLESNSISSIEEDV, from the exons ATGTGTAGCACCTTCGCCGCCGCCGCAGACTCCTCCATCTCCGGCGACGGTGACTCCCCCGCCGCCGGCGAGATTATGCTGTTCGGCGTTAGGGTGGTGGTGGACTCCATGAGGAAAAGCGTCAGTATGAACAATCTGTCGCAGTACGTGCATCCTCAAGATGAATCCAACAACAACAAAGACGCTGCCTTCTCCGCCACCGGTTACGCGTCCGCCGACGACGCCGCTCCTCACAACTCCGGCAAGAACCGCGAGCGCGAGCGCAAGCGAG GTGTTCCGTGGACGGAGGAAGAGCACAAGCTGTTCCTGGTTGGATTGACTCGTCAAGTACGGAAGCTCCGATTCCGCCTCGAGTCCAACTCAATTAGCTCGATCGAAGAAGATGTGTAG
- the LOC107632799 gene encoding transcription factor MYB1R1-like produces the protein MCSTFAAAADSSISGDGDSPTAVKIMLFGIRVVVDSMRKSVSMNNLSQYVHPQDDSNNNKDAAFSTTGYASTDDAAPHNFGKNRERERKRGVQWTEEEHKLFLVGLQKVRKGDWRGISRNYVKTRTPTQVASHAQKYFLRRSNLNRRRRRSSLFDITTDSVSSIPMEEEQIQNGDSVPHSQPLCPAAPENSNTNGFPMVPVYPLGVGPGVISSVEAGNPMDELTLGQANMELNAQTKLLHPIPVASNPKTCTVSDVASGSNSPLDLPTLSLGLSFTSDQRQTPSRHSAFHSIPSLNNGDSVISVA, from the exons ATGTGTAGCACCTTTGCCGCCGCCGCAGACTCTTCCATCTCCGGCGACGGTGACTCCCCCACTGCCGTCAAGATTATGCTATTCGGCATTAGGGTGGTGGTGGACTCCATGAGGAAAAGCGTCAGTATGAACAATCTGTCGCAGTACGTGCATCCTCAAGATGACTCCAACAACAACAAAGACGCTGCCTTCTCCACCACCGGTTACGCGTCTACCGATGACGCTGCTCCTCACAACTTCGGCAAGAACCGCGAGCGCGAGCGCAAGCGAGGTGTTCAGTGGACGGAGGAAGAGCACAAGCTATTCCTGGTGGGATTGCAGAAGGTAAGGAAAGGTGATTGGAGAGGGATCTCTAGGAACTACGTCAAGACTCGGACGCCCACGCAGGTCGCCAGCCATGCTCAGAAGTACTTCCTCCGCCGGAGCAATCTCAACCGCCGTCGCCGTAGATCCAGCCTCTTTGACATCACCACCGATTCG gTCTCTTCGATCCCAATGGAGGAAGAACAGATCCAGAACGGAGACAGTGTGCCTCATTCACAGCCTCTGTGCCCTGCAGCCCCTGAGAATAGCAACACCAATGGATTTCCGATGGTGCCGGTGTATCCATTGGGGGTTGGTCCAGGTGTGATTTCATCAGTCGAAGCTGGGAATCCAATGGATGAACTAACTCTAGGACAGGCAAACATGGAGCTTAATGCGCAAACCAAGCTACTCCATCCGATTCCTGTTGCCTCAAATCCTAAAACCTGCACCGTGTCTGATGTTGCCTCCGGCTCTAATTCGCCCCTCGACTTGCCAACACTGTCCCTGGGACTATCCTTCACATCTGATCAAAGACAGACTCCATCAAGACATTCGGCTTTCCATTCGATTCCGAGTTTAAATAACGGAGATAGCGTCATAAGTGTTGCTTGA